A region from the Halosolutus gelatinilyticus genome encodes:
- a CDS encoding thiamine pyrophosphate-binding protein, protein MTGNYTGADLFVDALESYGIDYVFGNPGTTELPIVDAIGESDLEYVLGLHEDVAVGMASGYAQTRRYHAHHDDSITPVGVANLHIAPGLAHGLGNLYAASITGAPVVVTAGNHSTDFRHEEPILSGNLVDMAERFCKWSDEVLDVDALPTMLRRAFRVAMTPPTGPVFLALPLDAMLAETDAEPERLGAIPNAGSGDPAQIDRAADLLVEAENPTMVVGDHVARSGEDAVAAAVELAESMGARVHGEILACEIDFPTDHEQWVSYIPPDENLASTLMDADTLLFVGCSTNTTLTRHEEALVDPETTCIHVGDDAWQVGKNQPADAAVVGDPGLVMQELIERVRKRLSEDVVEERLEYVDAIKQMVEATVAQMGEDEAPDDPRASKAQLVDAMERVAGDAYIVDEGVTSKYAMLTRWEFAPEQYISNKGGGLGYGLPAAIGAAVAEGQRDDPRDVVGFVGDGSYLYYPHAIYSAVRHDLDLSVVVPDNRNYRILKDNTLKLMGGEEDDYDFVGMDFEPPIDLVANAESHGAGAELVETPDAIEDALERALATDGPTVLDVLVHD, encoded by the coding sequence ATGACGGGAAACTACACCGGAGCCGACCTCTTCGTCGACGCGCTCGAATCCTACGGCATCGACTACGTGTTCGGCAATCCGGGGACCACGGAGCTTCCGATCGTGGATGCGATCGGCGAGAGCGACCTCGAGTACGTGCTCGGACTCCACGAGGACGTCGCGGTCGGGATGGCCTCAGGGTACGCCCAGACGCGGCGGTACCACGCCCACCACGACGACTCGATCACGCCCGTGGGGGTGGCGAACCTCCACATCGCGCCGGGGCTCGCGCACGGACTCGGTAACCTCTATGCGGCGTCGATCACCGGCGCGCCGGTGGTCGTTACCGCGGGCAACCACAGCACCGACTTCCGCCACGAGGAGCCCATTCTGAGCGGGAATCTCGTCGACATGGCCGAGCGATTCTGCAAGTGGTCCGACGAGGTGCTCGACGTCGACGCGCTCCCGACGATGCTCCGGCGCGCGTTCCGGGTCGCGATGACGCCGCCGACGGGCCCCGTCTTCCTCGCGCTGCCGCTCGACGCGATGCTGGCCGAAACCGACGCCGAACCCGAACGGCTGGGCGCGATTCCGAACGCGGGCAGCGGCGACCCCGCGCAGATCGATCGGGCCGCGGACCTGCTCGTCGAGGCCGAGAACCCGACGATGGTCGTCGGCGACCACGTCGCCCGATCGGGCGAGGACGCGGTCGCCGCGGCGGTCGAACTCGCCGAATCGATGGGAGCCCGCGTCCACGGCGAGATCCTGGCCTGCGAGATCGACTTTCCGACCGATCACGAGCAGTGGGTCTCCTACATCCCGCCGGACGAGAACCTCGCGTCGACGCTGATGGACGCCGATACGCTCCTGTTCGTCGGCTGTTCGACGAACACGACGCTGACCCGCCACGAGGAGGCGCTGGTCGATCCCGAGACGACCTGCATCCACGTCGGCGACGACGCCTGGCAGGTCGGTAAGAACCAGCCGGCCGACGCGGCAGTCGTCGGGGATCCCGGGCTCGTCATGCAGGAGTTGATCGAACGCGTTCGGAAGCGACTCTCCGAGGACGTCGTCGAGGAGCGCTTGGAGTACGTGGACGCCATCAAGCAGATGGTCGAGGCGACGGTCGCGCAGATGGGCGAGGACGAGGCCCCTGACGATCCGCGCGCCTCGAAGGCCCAGCTGGTCGACGCGATGGAGCGCGTCGCCGGTGATGCCTACATCGTCGACGAAGGGGTCACCTCGAAGTACGCGATGCTGACCCGGTGGGAGTTCGCCCCCGAACAGTACATCTCGAACAAGGGCGGCGGACTCGGCTACGGCCTTCCGGCGGCGATCGGCGCGGCCGTCGCCGAAGGCCAGCGGGACGATCCGCGGGACGTCGTCGGCTTCGTCGGCGACGGCTCGTACCTGTACTACCCCCACGCGATCTACAGCGCGGTCCGCCACGACCTCGACCTCAGCGTCGTCGTCCCCGACAACCGCAACTACCGCATCCTGAAGGATAACACGCTGAAACTCATGGGCGGCGAGGAGGACGACTACGACTTCGTCGGAATGGACTTCGAGCCCCCGATCGACCTCGTCGCGAACGCCGAGAGCCACGGCGCCGGCGCGGAACTCGTCGAAACGCCCGACGCGATCGAGGACGCCCTCGAACGGGCGCTCGCGACCGACGGACCGACCGTGCTAGACGTGCTGGTCCACGACTGA
- a CDS encoding FAD-binding oxidoreductase yields the protein MAHDCSFLEALGLADGQVSFAEGHRESHAADWGAEQQDRGVVPDAVVYPESTDDVSAILAAATERGVPVTPYAAGTGLEGNAVPARRGISLDLTRMDEVLDYRPDDFQIDVGPGIIGSAVDEHVAGDGLFFPPLPSSGDISTIGGMIATDASGMQTVKYGEIADWVLGLEAVLADGTVIETGSQAIKTSSGYNLTELVVGSEGTLAVVTRATLQLAGRPRQIRGGRAIFETLDDATEAVSDAVRTGVDVARIELVDGLSARMANAYLDTDLPDAPMVFLEFHAEHGIEEEIDLCRTIFEDHDATRFEMSSDDAEMDDLWRARRELAYAVATYDPDRKPLHPGDVTVPISSYPDIVHETKRLAEEYDLLVPCFGHAGDGNLHYTVLVDRDDEATVERGERLYREIVERAIDLGGTATGEHGIGHGKREYLAAEHGEGAVEAMRRVKRALDPTDTLNPGKIFPETVGGGRIRPPEDEG from the coding sequence ATGGCACACGACTGTTCGTTTCTCGAGGCGCTCGGCCTCGCGGACGGCCAAGTCTCGTTCGCGGAGGGGCACAGGGAATCGCACGCCGCCGACTGGGGAGCGGAACAGCAGGATCGCGGCGTGGTTCCCGACGCCGTCGTCTATCCCGAGTCCACCGACGACGTCTCGGCGATTCTCGCGGCGGCGACCGAACGCGGGGTGCCGGTCACGCCCTACGCCGCGGGGACCGGACTTGAAGGGAACGCCGTTCCCGCTCGCCGCGGGATCAGTCTCGATCTCACGCGGATGGACGAGGTGCTCGACTACCGTCCCGACGACTTCCAGATCGACGTCGGCCCCGGGATTATCGGGTCGGCGGTGGACGAGCACGTCGCCGGGGACGGCCTGTTCTTCCCGCCGCTGCCGTCGTCGGGGGACATCTCGACGATCGGCGGGATGATCGCGACGGACGCGAGCGGGATGCAGACCGTGAAGTACGGCGAGATCGCCGACTGGGTGCTCGGCCTGGAGGCCGTCCTCGCGGACGGCACGGTGATCGAGACGGGATCGCAGGCGATCAAAACCTCGAGCGGGTACAACCTGACCGAACTCGTCGTCGGCAGCGAGGGGACGCTCGCCGTCGTCACGCGGGCGACGCTACAACTCGCGGGCCGACCCCGACAGATCCGCGGCGGGCGAGCGATTTTCGAGACCCTCGACGACGCGACCGAGGCCGTCTCCGACGCGGTTCGAACGGGCGTCGACGTCGCGCGGATCGAACTCGTCGACGGACTGAGCGCGCGGATGGCCAACGCCTACCTCGACACCGACCTCCCGGACGCGCCGATGGTCTTCCTCGAGTTCCACGCCGAACACGGTATCGAGGAGGAGATCGACCTCTGTCGAACGATCTTCGAAGACCACGACGCCACCCGCTTCGAGATGAGTAGCGACGACGCCGAGATGGACGACCTCTGGCGGGCCCGTCGAGAACTCGCGTACGCGGTCGCGACGTACGATCCCGACCGCAAGCCGCTCCACCCCGGCGACGTGACGGTGCCGATCAGTTCGTATCCCGATATCGTCCACGAGACGAAACGGCTCGCCGAGGAGTACGACCTCCTCGTGCCCTGCTTCGGTCACGCGGGCGACGGCAACCTTCACTACACCGTCCTCGTCGATCGGGACGACGAGGCGACGGTCGAGCGGGGCGAGCGGCTGTACCGCGAGATCGTCGAGCGGGCGATCGACCTCGGCGGGACGGCCACCGGCGAACACGGGATCGGCCACGGCAAACGCGAGTACCTCGCGGCCGAACACGGCGAGGGCGCGGTCGAGGCGATGCGCCGGGTCAAGCGCGCGCTCGACCCGACGGACACGCTCAATCCCGGAAAAATCTTCCCGGAAACGGTGGGCGGCGGCCGGATTCGTCCGCCCGAAGACGAGGGCTGA
- a CDS encoding helix-turn-helix transcriptional regulator, with protein sequence MDRALEEIEFLARSANRIEVLNAVRDQPRTRRDLQERTGASQPTLGRILQDFADRNWVVRTADGYAATATGRLVAEGITDLRDIVETELELRGVVRWLPTETMTFDLRRLHSATITVPSQTRPSAPVQRVTELVRQADRVRVVSHAFNERTLEVVRERTVEAGGTFEGVFSASAIEPVAEDAVLRKRLRDLVAAENAEIRIADGDVPLAITVTDGVVALLVRDDNGMLQASLETDDGQVRSWAEDLHERYWTEARPLEERELAE encoded by the coding sequence AGGTGCTGAACGCGGTTCGCGATCAGCCGCGGACGCGCCGGGACTTACAGGAGCGAACGGGCGCGTCACAGCCGACCCTTGGCCGGATCCTCCAAGACTTCGCCGATCGAAACTGGGTCGTACGCACGGCCGACGGGTACGCGGCGACCGCGACGGGTCGCCTGGTCGCCGAGGGGATCACGGACCTTCGCGACATCGTCGAGACGGAACTCGAACTGCGGGGCGTCGTCCGGTGGTTGCCGACCGAGACGATGACGTTCGACCTTCGCCGCCTTCACAGCGCCACGATCACCGTCCCGAGCCAGACGCGGCCAAGCGCCCCCGTCCAGCGAGTAACCGAACTCGTCCGGCAGGCCGATCGGGTGCGGGTCGTCTCCCACGCGTTCAACGAGCGCACGCTGGAGGTCGTCCGAGAGCGGACCGTCGAGGCCGGCGGCACGTTCGAGGGGGTCTTCTCGGCGAGCGCGATCGAACCCGTCGCCGAAGACGCGGTGCTTCGGAAGCGCCTTCGCGACCTCGTGGCGGCGGAAAACGCCGAGATCCGGATCGCCGACGGCGACGTCCCGCTCGCGATCACCGTGACCGACGGCGTCGTCGCGTTGCTCGTCCGGGACGACAACGGGATGCTCCAGGCGTCGCTCGAGACGGACGACGGGCAGGTCCGATCGTGGGCCGAGGATCTGCACGAACGCTACTGGACCGAGGCGCGTCCGCTCGAGGAACGCGAACTCGCGGAGTGA
- a CDS encoding TIGR04024 family LLM class F420-dependent oxidoreductase, which translates to MNAELDLLVRLTDYDRPQDVADRAVQAESLGFDRISTGETTGWNIVPPLTLAADRTEELGISNDVLSPFGRSPALLAQTALALHDVSGGRFRLGLGPSSPAITERWHGEAFDRPLRRTREAIEVIRAVYEEGNPAYEGEIFEISGLNYEREPPESPPPIDLGTLGPKATEMAGRFGDGWAPQLFTKDGLEDRLADLERGTELADRDRSDLRVSPIVRGIASEDRDRARKLARGTIAFMLGAYGPYYGDSVAEQGYPDVVADIRDAWADRDTAEMAARLPDEVLDELAPAGTPEEVREWVAEYAAIEGVDAVRFGFVDGMTEADKTATMEALAELR; encoded by the coding sequence GTGAACGCCGAACTCGACCTGCTGGTGCGGCTCACCGACTACGATCGACCGCAGGACGTCGCCGATCGGGCCGTCCAGGCCGAATCGCTGGGGTTCGATCGCATCTCCACGGGCGAGACGACGGGGTGGAACATCGTCCCGCCGCTGACGCTCGCCGCCGATCGGACCGAGGAGCTCGGGATCTCGAACGACGTGCTCTCGCCGTTCGGTCGTTCGCCGGCGCTGCTCGCCCAGACCGCGCTCGCGCTGCACGATGTCTCCGGCGGCCGGTTTCGGCTCGGCCTCGGCCCGAGCTCGCCCGCGATCACCGAGCGCTGGCACGGCGAGGCGTTCGATCGGCCGCTGCGGCGCACCCGCGAGGCGATCGAGGTGATACGGGCCGTCTACGAAGAGGGGAATCCGGCGTACGAGGGCGAGATCTTCGAGATATCGGGATTGAACTACGAGCGCGAGCCGCCCGAATCGCCGCCGCCGATCGACCTCGGGACGCTCGGCCCAAAGGCGACCGAGATGGCCGGCCGGTTCGGCGACGGCTGGGCGCCGCAACTGTTCACGAAGGACGGCCTCGAAGACCGACTGGCGGATCTGGAACGCGGCACCGAACTTGCCGACAGGGACCGCTCGGATCTGCGCGTGAGTCCGATCGTCCGCGGGATCGCCTCGGAGGACCGCGACCGCGCCCGGAAGTTGGCTCGCGGAACGATCGCGTTCATGCTCGGTGCGTACGGCCCCTACTACGGGGATTCGGTGGCCGAACAGGGTTATCCCGACGTCGTCGCCGATATCAGGGACGCTTGGGCGGATCGCGACACGGCGGAGATGGCCGCCCGACTGCCCGACGAGGTGCTCGACGAGCTGGCCCCGGCCGGGACCCCCGAGGAAGTTCGCGAGTGGGTCGCGGAGTACGCCGCGATCGAGGGCGTCGACGCAGTTCGCTTCGGCTTCGTCGACGGGATGACCGAGGCGGACAAGACCGCGACGATGGAGGCCCTGGCCGAACTGCGGTAG